A single genomic interval of Mangifera indica cultivar Alphonso chromosome 5, CATAS_Mindica_2.1, whole genome shotgun sequence harbors:
- the LOC123216045 gene encoding rho-N domain-containing protein 1, chloroplastic-like — translation MSQAVHLMSNNFPGCGSLEGRCLPCLGVSGRMVAVSSCSSRGDLRIFSQVKVGVLKCAAKGTSFVSKAGSGAYRRNPDIRQNRNGFRGRNRQNEERDNFDDESELLSSKNGPLLSLSSSPKFQATSAPGPREKEIVELFRKVQSQLRERAAAKEDKKIEVTQGQRKESETVDSLLKLLRKHSLEQGKRKSSSGNTKDFVLDKTEQNAVYVENKSTSFFDSSSGVGAEAREPKEPNASSLTRPASNFRRRSPVTQFKYQPIYPSEETMSSVSQLDSSGKRKNSAVEISTDSRHQTEPELELESESEHDASFVDGDVYVELSDSEPNILIGNVYDEVSDNESDVVEDSVYEALEGESLDIDNADNNEHGEKEEDIEHPELSALKLPELRAIAKSRGVKGFSKMKKGKLVELLSGSLI, via the exons ATGTCGCAAGCTGTTCATCTCATGTCTAACAACTTCCCAG GTTGCGGGTCATTAGAAGGAAGATGTCTCCCATGCTTGGGTGTTTCTGGAAGAATGGTGGCAGTGTCTTCCTGCTCGTCTCGTGGTGATCTCAGAATTTTTTCACAGGTCAAGGTTGGAGTTTTGAAATGTGCTGCCAAAGGAACATCATTTGTGAGCAAGGCTGGTTCTGGGGCTTATAGGAGAAATCCTGACATCAGGCAAAATAGAAATGGATTCCGAGGCAGGAACAGGCAAAATGAAGAGAGGGATAATTTCGATGATGAATCTGAGTTATTATCTTCAAAAAATGGGCCATTACTCTCCCTCTCCAGTTCCCCAAAATTCCAAGCAACCTCAGCCCCAGGACCAAGAGAGAAGGAAATTGTTGAACTATTCAGAAAGGTCCAGTCTCAGCTTCGAGAAAGAGCAGCAGCTAAGGAAGACAAGAAGATTGAAGTGACACAGGGACAACGGAAAGAGAGTGAAACAGTAGATTCTCTCCTCAAGTTGTTGAGGAAACACTCACTTGAGCAAGGTAAGAGGAAAAGCAGCAGTGGCAACACCAAAGATTTTGTTTTGGACAAGACTGAACAGAATGCTGTTTACGTTGAGAACAAAAGCACAAGCTTCTTTGATTCAAGTAGTGGAGTGGGGGCCGAAGCCCGAGAACCTAAGGAACCTAATGCCTCTTCTTTAACAAGGCCAGCATCAAATTTCAGACGCAGGTCTCCGGTTACTCAATTCAAATACCAGCCCATTTATCCCAGTGAGGAAACTATGAGTTCTGTCTCACAATTAGATTCTAGTGGGAAGAGGAAGAACAGTGCAGTTGAGATAAGTACTGACTCCAGACATCAGACTGAACCAGAACTTGAGCTAGAGTCAGAGTCAGAGCATGATGCCAGCTTTGTGGATGGGGATGTCTATGTTGAGTTATCTGACAGTGAACCAAATATTCTAATTGGCAATGTGTATGATGAGGTGTCAGACAATGAGTCCGATGTTGTAGAAGACAGTGTATATGAGGCATTAGAGGGTGAGTCTTTAGATATTGATAATGCTGATAATAATGAACATGGAGAGAAAGAGGAGGATATAGAACATCCCGAATTGAGTGCATTGAAGCTCCCTGAACTAAGGGCAATTGCCAAGTCTCGCGGTGTGAAAGGGTTTTCGAAGATGAAGAAAGGCAAGCTGGTGGAGTTGTTAAGTGGTAGCTTAATCTGA
- the LOC123216046 gene encoding uncharacterized protein LOC123216046, whose amino-acid sequence MVSPSTWFRYISHKFQYSVSLSRKNYTQGQIRDIELLDSIGRYLFQGKLTYLHWNKGEEMAPIIGGQGGTLLVRKLPAADPMHVFIGDVVVLKDPEKSENYLVRRLAAIEGYEMVSTDEKDEPFVLEKDQCWVLADNENIKPEEAHDSRIFGPVPMTNIVGRVLYCLRTAVDHGPVVNSHVSMEKDSPVLEVELDVDDMVKNHKA is encoded by the exons ATGGTTTCTCCATCGACTTGGTTTCGATACATATCGCACAAGTTCCAGTATTCTGTCTCTCTCAGCCGGAAG AACTATACGCAAGGTCAAATCAGAGACATTGAATTACTTGATTCAATTGGGAGATATTTATTTCAGGGAAAGCTGACCTATTTACATTGGAATAAAGGAGAAGAGATGGCCCCAATTATAGGGGGGCAAGGTGGAACTCTTCTTGTACGGAAGTTACCAGCTGCAGATCCAAT GCATGTTTTTATTGGAGATGTTGTGGTGTTGAAGGACCCTGAAAAATCAGAAAACTACCTAGTAAGACGATTAGCTGCAATTGAAGGGTATGAAATGGTGTCTACTGACGAGAAAGATGAGCCTTTTGTTCTTGAAAAGGATCAATGCTGGGTTTTGGCTGACAATGAAAACATAAAGCCGGAG GAAGCCCATGACAGTCGAATCTTTGGTCCAGTTCCCATGACAAATATTGTTGGAAGAGTTCTTTATTGTCTTCGTACAGCTGTAGATCATGGCCCTGTCGTGAACAG TCATGTCAGCATGGAAAAGGATTCACCAGTGTTAGAGGTGGAACTGGATGTGGATGATATGGTGAAAAATCACAAAGCGTAG
- the LOC123216554 gene encoding structural maintenance of chromosomes protein 1, giving the protein MPSLLSPGKIHRLELENFKSYKGFQTIGPFSDFTAIIGPNGAGKSNLMDAISFVLGVRTGQLRGAQLKDLIYAYDDKEKEQKGRRAFVRLVYLLGNGSELQFTRIITSAGASDYRIDGKAVNWDDYNSKLRSLGILVKARNFLVFQGDVESIASKNPRELTGLLEQISGSDELRRDYEVLEEEKARAEEKSALVYQKKKTIVLERKQKKEQKEEAEKHLRLQDQLKSLKKEHFLWQLYTIEQDISKISDDLEADKRSRQDILQDLDHLNDQKREKNKELHKYSKEVALCEKKISEKRSRLDKYQPLLLKFNEERSRINSKIKSTRKELDRKREERRRHADEIEELQKGVEDLTAKLDDLNEKSRDATGKLPLLDSQLTEYFQIKEDAGMKTAKLRDEKEVLDRQQHADIEAQKNLEENFQQLSNREHELNAQEEQMRMRQKNVMETSARHKEELMELKKELRLMQDKHRDCRNKYDNLKTKIGEIENQLRELKADRHETERDAKLSQAVETLKRLFQGVHGRMTDLCRPTQKKYNLAVTVAMGKFMDAVVVEDESTGKECIKYLKEQRLPPQTFIPLQSVRVKPIIERLRTLGGTAKLIFDVIQFDPSLEKAILFAVGNTIVCDDLDEAKALSWSGERLRVVTTDGILLTKSGTMTGGTTGGMEARSKQWDDKKIEGLKKNKEQFESELDELGSIREMQLRESEMSGKISGLEKKIQYAEIEKRSIEDKLANLKKEKRNIKEEIGRMNPDLRKLKDVLDRRTTEIKKLEKRINEIVDRLYKDFSRSVGVANIREYEENQLKAAQHVAEERLNLSSQLSKLKYQLEYEQKRDVKSRILKLESSLVTFENDLKEIQNKEADVKSSTEKATSEINRLKEEAREWKSKLEECEKEIQEWEKQASAATTSLSKLNRQINSKETQIEQLMSRRQEIVENCELEHIILPIILDPMETDSSIPGPTFDFSQLSRSLLHNKKPSEREKLEAEFNKKIEALISEIEKTAPNLKALDQYEVLLEKEKAVTEEFEAARKEEKLAAEKYNAVKQKRYELFMEAFNHISSNIDRIYKQLTKSNTHPLGGMAYLNLENEDDPYLHGIKYTVMPPTKRFREMEQLSGGEKTVAALTLLFSIHSYKPSPFFILDEVDAALDNLNVAKVAGYIRSKSCEGGKSNQDGGEGSGFQSIVISLKDSFYDKAEALVGVYRDSDRSCSRTLTFDLTKYRES; this is encoded by the exons ATGCCCTCCTTACTCTCACCGGGCAAAATCCACCGTTTAGAGCTCGAAAATTTTAAGTCCTACAAGGGATTCCAAACTATCGGCCCGTTCTCCGACTTCACCGCAATTATCGGGCCGAATGGAGCTGGGAAATCCAACCTAATGGATGCCATAAGCTTTGTCCTCGGTGTCCGTACTGGCCAGCTCCGTGGGGCTCAGTTGAAAGATCTCATATATGCTTACGATGATAAAGAGAAGGAGCAGAAAGGTAGGAGAGCGTTTGTCAGGCTGGTGTATTTGCTGGGAAACGGGTCTGAGCTCCAGTTTACAAGAATTATTACGAGTGCGGGTGCAAGCGATTATCGAATTGATGGTAAAGCCGTTAACTGGGATGACTATAATAGCAAGTTGAGGTCGCTTGGGATCCTTGTTAAAGCCAGAAATTTTCTCGTCTTCCAG GGTGATGTGGAGTCCATTGCTTCAAAGAATCCCCGGGAGCTTACTGGGCTTCTTGAGCAGATTTCTGGGTCTGATGAACTCAGGAGAGATTATGAGGTTCTGGAAGAGGAAAAAGCAAGGGCTGAAGAGAAGTCAGCCCTTGTttatcagaaaaagaaaacaatagtGTTGGAGAGGAAGCAGAAGAAAGAACAAAAGGAAGAAGCAGAGAAGCATCTTCGCCTGCAAGATCAACTG aaatctttgaaaaaagaaCACTTCTTATGGCAATTGTATACAATAGAACAAGATATTAGCAAGATAAGTGATGATCTTGAAGCTGATAAGAGAAGCCGTCAAGATATATTGCAAGATTTAGATCATCTGAATGATCAAAAACGTGAAAAGAACAAGGAACTACACAAATATTCGAAAGAGGTTGCACTATGTGAGAAGAAGATTTCTGAAAAAAGAAGTAGACTTGATAAATAC CAACCTCTACTTCTCAAATTCAATGAAGAAAGATCTcgcataaattcaaaaattaagaGTACACGAAAGGAACTTGatagaaaaagagaagagagaaggaGGCATGCTGATGAGATAGAAGAGCTGCAGAAAGGAGTAGAAGATTTGACAGCAAAACTAgatgatttaaatgaaaaaagtcGAGATGCTACCGGGAAACTTCCATTGCTTGACAGTCAACTGACAGAGTATTTTCAAAT TAAAGAGGATGCTGGAATGAAAACTGCTAAGCTAAGAGATGAGAAAGAGGTTCTGGATAGGCAACAACACGCTGATATTGAAGCGCAAAAGaatttggaagaaaattttcaacaattgaGCAATAGGGAGCATGAACTGAATGCACAGGAGGAGCAAATGCGAATGCGGCAGAAAAATGTTATGGAGACTTCTGCCAGACATAAAGAGGAACTCATGGAGCTGAAGAAGGAGCTGCGTCTGATGCAAGATAAACACCGTGATTGCAG gaataaatatgataatctGAAGACTAAAATTGGAGAAATAGAAAATCAGTTACGGGAACTTAAGGCTGATAGACATGAAACTGAGAGGGATGCTAAGCTGTCTCAAGCTGTGGAGACTCTCAAGCGCCTATTTCAAGGAGTTCATGGACGCATGACTGATCTTTGTAGGCCAACCCAGAAGAAGTACAACCTTGCTGTTACTGTAGCAATGGGTAAATTTATGGATGCAGTAGTGGTCGAGGATGAGAGTACTGGGAAGGAATGCATCAAG TATTTGAAAGAGCAAAGGCTTCCTCCCCAAACATTTATACCACTGCAGTCAGTGCGTGTAAAGCCAATCATTGAGAGGCTACGGACTTTAGGTGGTACTGCAAAGCTGATCTTTGATGTTATCCA ATTCGATCCGTCATTGGAGAAGGCAATTCTTTTTGCTGTTGGGAATACTATAGTGTGTGATGACCTTGATGAAGCCAAGGCTCTTAGCTGGAGTGGGGAGAGGTTAAGGG TTGTGACTACTGATGGAATTCTACTCACAAAGTCTGGGACAATGACTGGTGGTACAACTGGTGGGATGGAAGCAAGGTCAAAACAGTGGGATGATAAAAAGATTGAAG GacttaaaaaaaacaaagagcaGTTTGAATCAGAATTGGATGAACTTGGTTCAATTAGGGAGATGCAGCTAAGAGAGTCTGAAATGTCTGGGAAAATTAGTGGACTCGAAAAGAAGATTCAGTATGCTGAAATCGAGAAG CGGAGCATTGAAGACAAACTTGCGAACCTGAAGAAGGAAAAGCGTAATATCAAGGAAGAAATTGGCAGGATGAATCCTGATCTTCGTAAG TTAAAGGATGTACTTGATAGGAGAACCACAGAAATCAAgaagctggaaaagaggattaatgaGATTGTTGATCGTCTCTACAAAGATTTCAGTCGGTCTGTTGGGGTTGCAAATATCCGTGAGTATGAAGAGAACCAGCTGAAGGCTGCCCAACATGTTGCTGAAGAGAGGCTTAACTTGAGTAGCCAGCTGTCTAAGTTGAAGTACca GTTGGAGTATGAGCAGAAGCGTGATGTGAAATCACGAATTTTGAAGCTGGAATCTTCTCTTGTTACCTTCGAAAATGACTTGAAAGAGATTCAGAACAAAGAAGCTGATGTAAAGTCATCAACTGAGAAAGCTACTAGTGAGATTAATCGTTTGAAGGAAGAAGCCCGTG AGTGGAAATCCAAGTTGGAAGAGTGTGAGAAGGAAATCCAGGAATGGGAGAAGCAGGCTTCAGCAGCTACTACAAGCTTATCCAAGCTGAACCGTCAGATAAATTCTAAG GAGACACAGATTGAGCAACTGATGTCACGGAGGCAGGAAATAGTGGAGAATTGTGAACTAGAACACATTATTCTTCCCATTATTTTAGACCCCATGGAAACTGATTCTTCAATACCAGGCCCTACTTTTGATTTTAGTCAATTAAGTAGGTCTCTTCTGCACAATAAGAAACCTTCTGAGCGTGAGAAGCTTGAGGCtgaattcaacaaaaaaatagaaGCCCTAATCtcagaaattgaaaaaactgCTCCAAATTTGAAGGCCCTGGATCAATATGAGGTTCTGTTAGAGAAGGAAAAGGCTGTAACTGAAGAATTTGAAGCTGCCAGAAAGGAGGAGAAGCTAGCTGCTGAAAAATACAATGCAGTTAAGCAGAAGag ATATGAATTGTTTATGGAAGCTTTCAACCATATTTCTAGTAATATTGATAGGATTTACAAACAACTAACGAAGAGCAACACACACCCACTGGGTGGGATGGCATATTTGAACttagaaaatgaagatgatCCTTATTTGCATGGCATCAAATACACTGTTATGCCACCAACAAAGCGCTTTCGTGAAATGGAGCAGCTCTCTGGTGGGGAGAAGACAGTTGCAGCACTTACATTACTCTTCTCTATCCACAG CTACAAGCCGTCGCCCTTTTTTATATTGGATGAAGTTGATGCAGCTTTGGATAATTTAAATGTTGCTAAAGTAGCTGGATACATCCGATCAAAATCATGTGAAGGAGGGAAGAGCAATCAGGATGGTGGTGAAGGCAGCGGCTTTCAGAGTATAGTGATATCATTGAAGGATAGCTTTTATGACAAGGCCGAAGCTTTGGTTGGTGTTTACAGGGACTCAGACAGAAG CTGTTCGAGAACCCTGACATTTGACCTGACCAAATACCGGGAATCTTAA
- the LOC123217540 gene encoding 11S globulin seed storage protein Ana o 2.0101-like, protein MANPSLLSLSVCLLILLHGCLASRKQCQQQNQCQIDWLDALEPDNRVEYEAGMVETWDPNHEQFQCAGVAMVRHTIQPNGLLLPQFSNSPQLIYVVQGEGMTGILYPGCPETYQAPQQGQSGRFQDKHQKILRFRRGDIIALPAGVAHWCYNEGNSPVVTVTLLDLSNSENQLDMKPRKFHLAGNPQDEFQQQQQQKQSRGRKSSCNNVFCGFDTEILAEALQVDQRLAKQLKKEDNRGGIINVKGDELRVISPPMRQGERGDDSEEESDYEKQRRGQCDNGIEETICTMRMKENINDPARADIYTPEVGRITTLNSLNLPILKWLQLSAERGVLHNNALMVPYWNLNAHSIVYGCKGEAQVQVVDNMGNTVFDGVVREGQILVVPQNYAVAKRTREQRFEWVSFKTNDRAMMSPLAGPTSVIRATPDEVLANALQISREDARKIKYNNQQITLTRAQSSRRPRADA, encoded by the exons ATGGCTAATCCTTCTCTACTCTCTCTTTCTGTTTGCCTTTTAATTCTCTTGCATGGTTGCCTAGCTTCTCGCAAGCAATGCCAACAGCAAAATCAGTGCCAAATTGATTGGCTGGATGCCCTTGAACCCGATAACCGAGTTGAGTATGAAGCGGGTATGGTGGAAACCTGGGATCCTAACCATGAGCAATTCCAATGCGCTGGTGTTGCCATGGTTAGGCATACCATCCAACCAAATGGCCTTCTCTTGCCTCAGTTTTCTAATTCTCCTCAACTTATTTACGTTGTCCAAG GTGAGGGTATGACAGGAATATTATATCCAGGATGTCCTGAAACTTACCAGGCACCCCAACAGGGACAAAGTGGTAGGTTCCAGGATAAGCACCAAAAGATTCTCCGCTTCCGTCGAGGTGATATCATCGCATTGCCCGCAGGAGTAGCACACTGGTGCTACAACGAGGGCAATTCGCCGGTCGTCACTGTTACCCTTCTCGACCTCTCAAACAGTGAAAATCAGCTTGATATGAAGCCAAGa AAATTCCATCTGGCTGGTAACCCGCAAGATGAGTtccagcagcagcagcaacaaaAACAATCTCGCGGACGTAAGAGCTCTTGCAACAACGTCTTTTGTGGCTTCGATACAGAGATCTTGGCTGAGGCTTTGCAAGTGGACCAACGTCTGGCAAAGCAGCTAAAAAAGGAGGACAACAGGGGTGGCATTATTAACGTGAAGGGTGACGAACTTCGGGTGATCAGCCCACCAATGAGGCAGGGCGAGCGTGGAGACGACAGTGAAGAGGAAAGTGATTATGAAAAACAGCGACGGGGACAATGCGACAATGGGATTGAAGAGACCATTTGCACCATGAGAATGAAAGAGAACATCAATGATCCTGCTCGAGCTGACATTTATACCCCAGAAGTGGGTCGTATTACCACACTCAACAGCCTCAACCTCCCAATCCTCAAATGGCTCCAACTCAGTGCTGAAAGGGGTGTGCTACATAAC AATGCTCTTATGGTGCCATACTGGAACCTCAACGCGCACAGTATAGTGTACGGGTGCAAGGGCGAAGCCCAGGTCCAAGTAGTGGACAACATGGGCAACACGGTGTTCGACGGCGTAGTCCGCGAGGGACAGATCTTGGTGGTGCCACAAAACTATGCAGTAGCGAAACGTACAAGAGAGCAAAGATTCGAATGGGTTTCATTTAAGACAAATGATCGGGCGATGATGAGCCCTCTCGCTGGACCTACCTCAGTGATTCGTGCCACGCCAGATGAGGTGTTAGCCAATGCGCTCCAGATCTCAAGAGAAGATGCTAGGAAGATCAAGTACAACAATCAGCAGATAACTTTGACACGTGCACAATCAAGCCGCCGACCGAGGGCTGATGCTTAA
- the LOC123217448 gene encoding 11S globulin seed storage protein Ana o 2.0101-like, producing the protein MANPSLLSLSVCLLILLHGCLASRKQCQQQNECQIDGLDALEPDNRVEYEAGVVETWDPNHEQFQCAGVAMVRHTIQPNGLLLPQFSNAPQLIYVVQGEGMTGILYPGCPETYQAPQQGQSGRFQDKHQKILRFRRGDIIALPAGVAHWCYNEGNSPVVTVTLLDLSNSENQLDMKPRKFHLAGNPQDEFQQQQQKKSRGRKSSCNSVFCGFDTEILAEALQVGQRLAKQLKKEEDNRGGIINVKGDELRVISPPMSQGERGDKSEEESEYEKRRRGQSDNGIEETICTMRMKENINDPARADIYTPEVGRITTLNGLKLPILKWLQLSAERGVLHTNALMVPHWNLNAHSIVYGCKGEAQVQVADNMGNTVFDGVVREGQILVVPQNYAVVKRAREQRFEWVSFKTNDRAMMSPLAGLTSVIRAMPDEVLANALQISREDARKIKYNNQQITLTRANSSRQLRDDA; encoded by the exons ATGGCTAATCCTTCTCTACTCTCTCTTTCTGTTTGCCTTTTAATTCTCTTGCATGGTTGCCTAGCTTCTCGCAAGCAATGCCAACAGCAAAATGAGTGCCAAATTGATGGGCTGGATGCCCTTGAACCCGATAACCGAGTTGAGTATGAAGCGGGTGTGGTGGAAACCTGGGATCCTAACCATGAGCAATTCCAATGCGCTGGTGTTGCCATGGTTAGGCATACCATTCAACCAAATGGCCTTCTCTTGCCCCAATTTTCTAATGCTCCTCAACTTATTTACGTTGTCCAGG GTGAGGGTATGACAGGAATATTATATCCAGGATGTCCTGAAACTTACCAGGCACCCCAACAGGGACAGAGTGGTAGGTTCCAGGATAAGCACCAAAAGATTCTCCGCTTCCGTCGAGGTGATATCATCGCATTGCCCGCAGGAGTAGCACACTGGTGCTACAACGAGGGCAATTCGCCGGTCGTCACTGTTACCCTTCTAGACCTCTCAAACAGTGAAAATCAGCTTGATATGAAGCCAAGa AAATTCCATCTGGCTGGTAACCCACAAGATGAGTTCCAGCAGCagcaacaaaaaaaatctcGCGGACGTAAGAGCTCTTGCAACAGCGTCTTTTGTGGCTTCGATACAGAGATCTTGGCTGAGGCTTTGCAAGTGGGCCAACGTCTGGCAAAGCAGCTAAAAAAGGAGGAGGACAACAGGGGTGGCATTATTAACGTGAAGGGTGACGAACTTCGGGTGATCAGCCCACCAATGAGTCAGGGCGAGCGTGGAGACAAGAGTGAAGAGGAAAGTGAGTATGAAAAACGGCGACGGGGACAATCTGACAATGGGATCGAAGAGACCATTTGCACCATGAGAATGAAAGAGAATATCAATGATCCTGCTCGCGCTGACATTTACACCCCAGAAGTGGGTCGCATTACCACACTCAACGGCCTCAAGCTCCCAATCCTCAAATGGCTCCAACTCAGTGCTGAAAGGGGTGTGCTACATACC AATGCTCTTATGGTGCCACACTGGAACCTCAACGCGCACAGTATAGTGTACGGGTGCAAGGGCGAAGCCCAGGTTCAAGTAGCGGACAACATGGGCAACACAGTGTTCGACGGCGTAGTCCGCGAGGGACAGATCTTGGTGGTGCCACAAAACTATGCAGTAGTGAAACGTGCAAGAGAGCAAAGATTCGAATGGGTTTCATTTAAGACAAATGATCGGGCGATGATGAGCCCTCTCGCTGGACTCACCTCAGTGATTCGTGCCATGCCAGATGAGGTGTTAGCCAATGCGCTCCAGATCTCAAGAGAAGATGCTAGGAAGATCAAGTACAACAATCAGCAGATAACTTTGACACGTGCAAATTCAAGCCGCCAATTGAGGGATGAtgcttaa